In one window of Syngnathus typhle isolate RoL2023-S1 ecotype Sweden linkage group LG7, RoL_Styp_1.0, whole genome shotgun sequence DNA:
- the duox2 gene encoding dual oxidase maturation factor 2, which yields MTFYDDVYPFYNMRRTSVIFNGHLLTVIVCFLVSALSLLFILPGIRGKSRLFWFLRIILSLFIGAVIVALNFTDNWAEARISTNTTYKSFSSALVNADVGLHVGLYGINVTLKGNPVVQLNETIDYNEMFSWRETIEDDYKEALEKGLPNPILYIAEKFTLNSPCGLIFHYRNSGRYASATLWVAFCCWMLANILFSMPVILYAGYMMLATAAFIFISMAAFATIMQAPSCVFSIGTATFKAAYSFSFWFALATGVLCAVIGVLVVVMNWIVPEKMREAFSVGVDSFEDEDISYGATYVNSAILDDVTVSPCTTPEVIVERL from the exons ATGACTTTCTACGATGACGTCTATCCTTTTTACAATATGCGAAGGACGTCTGTCATCTTCAATGGCCATTTGCTCACCGTTATTGTGTGTTTCCTCGTGTCTGCGCTCAGCCTACTATTTATTCTGCCAGGGATTCGAGGAAAATCG CGGCTGTTCTGGTTCTTAAGGATCATTTTGAGCTTGTTTATCGGCGCTGTCATCGTGG CACTCAACTTTACTGACAATTGGGCCGAGGCTCGTATAAGCACAAATACCACTTACAAGTCTTTCAGCAGTGCGTTGGTTAATGCTGACGTTGGATTACACGTTGGCCTGTACGGCATCAATGTTACCCTGAAAG GCAATCCCGTTGTTCAGCTGAACGAAACCATCGACTACAATGAGATGTTCAGCTGGCGTGAAACGATCGAGGACGATTACAAGGAAGCGTTGGAAAAAGGACTCCCGAACCCCATCCTATACATCGCCGAGAAATTCACTCTCAACAGCCCGTGCGGGCTCATCTTTCACTACAGAAACTCTGGGCGATATGCATCTGCAACACTCTG GGTGGCCTTTTGCTGCTGGATGCTGGCCAACATCCTCTTCTCCATGCCGGTTATTTTATACGCCGGCTATATGATGTTGGCTACGGCTGCCTTCATCTTCATCTCCATGGCTGCCTTCGCCACCATCATGCAAGCGCCCAGCTGTGTTTTCTCCATCGGAACCGCCACGTTTAAAGCGGCATACAGCTTTTCATTCTGGTTCGCTCTGGCAACCG GTGTGCTGTGCGCCGTCATTGGGGTTCTGGTGGTGGTAATGAACTGGATAGTACCTGAGAAGATGAGAGAGGCTTTCAGCGTGGGTGTTGACAGTTTTGAAGATGAGGACATTTCTTACGGCGCCACATATGTGAATTCAGCCAtccttgatgatgtcacagtatCTCCATGCACAACGCCCGAGGTCATAGTG GAACGTCTATGA